A window of Metabacillus sp. B2-18 contains these coding sequences:
- a CDS encoding glycoside hydrolase family 32 protein: MNKDKQLRQEVAEEIEKHRNLVKQDPYRLHYHLMPPVGLLNDPNGFIQMNGEYHLYYQWMPFKTGHGAKFWGHYSSKDLVNWKHEEIALTPSEWFEKNGCYSGSAIEHEGHFYVFYTGNVKNEQGERETYQCLAVSKDGIHYEKKGPVVTLPEGFTAHFRDPKVWQQDELFFMVVGAQTKDLKGSVVLLKSNDLFHWDYVGILAGGGKGKLGDFGYMFECPDLFKLDGEDILIFSPQGLEPKGMNYQNVYQAGYVVGQFNPKTGEYDHHFFEELDRGFDFYAPQTTVDNQGRRLLFAWMSVPDQNELEHPTIEYKWIHNMTLPRELNLMDGKIHQTPVKEFENLRDSEMISYSVKLNKESKELDGISGKTIELILDRIEVVEGWMEISISDAGRIIYSSEQKTFTFERKSYVDGTTEKRQCMLDELNSLRIFIDTSSIEIFINNGRETFTSRFFPNPENQHISFSASKKVSFTVNKWNLGNI; this comes from the coding sequence TTGAATAAAGACAAACAACTACGTCAAGAAGTTGCCGAAGAAATCGAAAAACATCGTAACCTTGTAAAGCAGGATCCATACCGCTTGCACTATCACCTTATGCCACCTGTAGGATTATTAAATGACCCAAATGGCTTCATTCAAATGAACGGAGAATATCATCTTTATTATCAATGGATGCCGTTTAAAACAGGTCACGGAGCAAAATTCTGGGGACATTATTCTTCAAAAGATTTAGTGAATTGGAAGCATGAAGAAATTGCACTTACTCCCTCAGAATGGTTTGAAAAAAATGGTTGTTATTCAGGAAGTGCGATCGAGCATGAAGGTCATTTTTATGTTTTTTATACTGGAAATGTAAAGAATGAACAAGGAGAACGTGAAACCTATCAATGCTTGGCTGTTTCAAAAGATGGCATTCATTATGAAAAGAAAGGGCCGGTCGTTACCTTACCAGAAGGCTTTACCGCTCATTTTCGTGACCCTAAAGTATGGCAACAAGATGAGTTGTTTTTTATGGTGGTAGGAGCTCAAACAAAAGACTTAAAAGGGTCAGTTGTATTACTTAAATCAAATGATCTCTTTCATTGGGATTATGTTGGAATACTAGCGGGTGGAGGAAAAGGAAAACTGGGTGACTTTGGCTACATGTTTGAATGTCCAGATTTATTCAAGCTTGATGGAGAAGATATCCTTATTTTCTCTCCACAAGGCTTAGAGCCAAAAGGAATGAACTATCAAAATGTTTACCAGGCCGGCTATGTGGTTGGACAATTTAATCCTAAAACAGGAGAATATGATCATCATTTTTTTGAAGAGCTTGACCGAGGGTTTGATTTCTATGCTCCGCAAACTACCGTTGATAATCAAGGTAGAAGACTTCTCTTTGCATGGATGAGTGTACCAGACCAAAATGAACTGGAACATCCGACTATTGAATACAAATGGATTCACAATATGACTCTTCCACGCGAATTAAATTTGATGGATGGAAAGATTCATCAAACTCCTGTTAAAGAATTTGAAAACTTAAGAGATAGTGAAATGATAAGCTATTCGGTGAAGCTTAATAAGGAAAGTAAAGAGCTGGATGGAATTAGTGGAAAGACAATAGAATTAATATTAGATAGAATTGAAGTCGTTGAAGGTTGGATGGAAATATCGATAAGTGATGCAGGAAGAATAATCTATTCCTCAGAACAAAAAACATTTACATTTGAAAGAAAAAGCTATGTTGACGGAACAACTGAAAAACGTCAGTGCATGCTTGATGAATTGAATTCACTTAGGATATTTATTGACACATCGTCAATTGAAATTTTTATTAATAATGGAAGAGAGACATTTACTTCTCGTTTTTTCCCTAATCCTGAAAATCAGCATATTTCATTTTCTGCTTCTAAGAAAGTGAGCTTTACTGTGAATAAGTGGAATCTGGGGAATATTTAA
- a CDS encoding LacI family DNA-binding transcriptional regulator: MNVTIKDIANLAGVSYSTVSKALNDSDLVKPETKDKILKIAKELGYEPNFAAQRLVSKQTKTIGLVWPSIERATLSTLVTKINEEISKYSYSMILSINPVKTSFEMFKRFQVDGMIVFEENDETLTDQSLTNSIPTIAHGVAGNNVLPVIDVNWQQAMYDAVDYLYKLGHSKIAFIGDFSPVDRRQMEKFKGFQKAMKEFNLSVNAENLVNTGGLDWYDGYVATKKLLHSTYKPTALIGSSYDISSGIIRSLREENLIIPKDMSVIGYDNIPQMGTLETPLTSIGVPIDQLAVKIVDSLMKLINDKSSVPHVQIMTPEIVERASCSK, from the coding sequence ATGAATGTAACAATCAAAGATATTGCAAATTTAGCAGGCGTAAGCTATTCTACCGTTTCAAAGGCTTTAAATGATAGTGACCTTGTTAAACCCGAGACCAAAGATAAAATCTTAAAAATTGCTAAAGAATTAGGGTATGAACCTAATTTCGCTGCCCAACGACTTGTTTCGAAGCAAACAAAAACAATTGGATTAGTTTGGCCTTCCATTGAAAGAGCAACTTTATCAACATTAGTCACAAAGATTAATGAAGAAATTAGCAAATATTCATACTCTATGATTTTATCTATTAATCCGGTTAAAACATCATTTGAAATGTTTAAGCGCTTTCAAGTTGATGGTATGATTGTTTTCGAGGAAAATGATGAAACATTAACTGACCAATCTCTAACAAACTCCATACCTACCATTGCACATGGAGTGGCAGGAAATAATGTACTTCCTGTTATTGATGTTAATTGGCAGCAAGCAATGTATGATGCAGTTGATTATCTATACAAACTGGGACATAGTAAGATTGCGTTTATAGGTGATTTCTCACCTGTTGATCGTAGACAGATGGAGAAATTTAAAGGATTTCAAAAAGCTATGAAGGAATTTAATTTATCAGTAAATGCAGAAAATCTTGTAAATACAGGAGGTCTAGATTGGTATGACGGGTATGTGGCAACAAAAAAATTATTACACTCAACGTATAAGCCCACAGCTCTAATTGGAAGCAGTTATGACATTTCATCAGGAATTATTCGTAGTCTAAGAGAAGAAAACTTAATTATCCCTAAAGATATGTCTGTTATCGGCTATGATAATATTCCACAAATGGGTACATTAGAAACACCATTAACTAGTATTGGGGTACCTATTGATCAATTAGCAGTTAAAATTGTTGATTCACTAATGAAGCTAATAAACGACAAATCATCTGTGCCACATGTACAAATCATGACACCAGAAATAGTAGAGCGCGCATCTTGTTCAAAGTAA